TCTTCGCATATGTAGGAGTGATGTTGCGGAGCAGATGGATCCTGCAAATTCCATGGTGAGATAAGGGATATACATCCTCCAACGCTGAAGAAATGGAGTTAGCCCTGTCTGATACAAAAACAAGATCCGAAGCGTCCGGGATCTTCTGGCTCAAACCTCTAAAGAACCATTTCCAAGAGGCGCCGTTTTCTGCGTCAACCACTGCAAAGGCGAGAGGATATAGATGATAATTCCCATCTTGAGCACAAGCTGCCAATAAAGTCCCATTGAATTTTCCCTTCAGAAATGTACCATCTACTGCAATAACTCTCCTCATCAATGAGAATCCCCTTATCGATGGACCAAAAGCCACAAATGCATACTTGAACTTTCCTGCAGCATCAACATGTTGATAAGTCAAGGAACCAGGGTTTGTTTCTGTGATTTTATACAACCACCTAGACAAATTGTAATAGCTGTCTTCAGGAGTCCCTCTAACCAAAATCTGAGCTTCTTCTCTCACTCTCCAAGCTTGTTTGTAATTGATGTGAACACCATGCAGCATCCTGACCTGTTCAATGATCTGTTTCGGTTTGAGACCTTCCTTTTTTTCTCCATAATTGCTGGAAATCAAAGAACCCAACAACTTTGCAGATGCTTGTCTGTGGTTGGCTTTCCTGTGTGTTGTATCGCATGTATGCTCATGAACATACTTTTTAACAacgaaaaaatctgaaacagGTAGCTTGATAGCACGCATCCTCCACGTGCAATTTTCATCAACACAACTCAAAAGCACTCTTGACTTGTTAGAAGAGACAGTCTTGTACTCAAACTTCCACTCTAAAgcccatttcttcatcctcaacatcaACTCTCTCTTTGTCTTAAAATAGCTATTCACCTTAATATCGCCAGCTACTCTCGTGTTTGGTGAAAGTCCAATATGGACAGGGCTAAAATCCGGAAGAGCATTCAGAGGAACTGTAGAAACACCTTCATATAGAAGACTCTGCAAAAGTCaagtagttctgtaaggcataatacttgattatgaagcatatcatgcaaacacaaacagaaaaagggaattagggacaatgtacctgtttttcactctgcacagtagaaagaatcactggattggcattcaatggaacagtagaagcaaatgtatcagaagcttgaATGTTACAGCTAGCTGAATCAGTACTAAAATCCGGAAGAGCATTCAGAGGAACTGTAGAAACACCTTCATATAGAAGACTCTGCAAAAGTCaagtagttctgtaaggcataatacttgattatgaagcatatcatgcaaacacaaacagaaaaagggaattaaggacaatgtacctgtttttcactctgcacagtagaaagaatcgctggattggcattcaatggaacagtagaagcaaatgtatcagaagcttgagtgttacagctagctggatcagtactaacctgcaaaagtcaagtagttctgtaaggcataatacttgGTTATGAAGCATATCCTGAAAAGTCtaagtaagaaaaaaatcatacaaacctTAACACACAAACGACAGGTTCCATCAAATGCTCTAGTCTTGGAAATGAAAGTTCTGAGCTGACGAGTATTACCTATCGAGAGTGGGGGGAAACT
The nucleotide sequence above comes from Brassica napus cultivar Da-Ae unplaced genomic scaffold, Da-Ae ScsIHWf_1225;HRSCAF=1750, whole genome shotgun sequence. Encoded proteins:
- the LOC125596524 gene encoding uncharacterized protein LOC125596524; amino-acid sequence: MKKWALEWKFEYKTVSSNKSRVLLSCVDENCTWRMRAIKLPVSDFFVVKKYVHEHTCDTTHRKANHRQASAKLLGSLISSNYGEKKEGLKPKQIIEQVRMLHGVHINYKQAWRVREEAQILVRGTPEDSYYNLSRWLYKITETNPGSLTYQHVDAAGKFKYAFVAFGPSIRGFSLMRRVIAVDGTFLKGKFNGTLLAACAQDGNYHLYPLAFAVVDAENGASWKWFFRGLSQKIPDASDLVFVSDRANSISSALEDVYPLSHHGICRIHLLRNITPTYAKTGLLPLVESAADAYTCHEFWLIFKDIKDKCPELAKYLEESDFRKWARSYAPANRYNIMTTNIAESLNSMLKMPRELPIISLLETIRLTMTTWFFERREAAAKHKHLVTPKVVQKLVSRLGAAMLLNVYQVDRSEFEVKNETMKFVVDLEKRHCTCNVFDIDKIPCIHAIAAAKHIKRDENRFVDASHLTETWAKAYAESIHPGGELSTSTYPENIDELSCPPPATKKKSGRPPTKRKRSVGEFGVPGSKSQSHKCSRCGTGGHNKITCQRPIG